CCGGTCTGGGCCGCCTCCAGGATGGACCGACCGGGGCCGGGCAGACCGCCGCGTGACGGGACGCCCCGCCTCACAACGGTCATCAGGCGACCGGAAGCGAGGGACCGCGCTCGACCGTGGCTGGCGCGCCGTGGGAGGGGCCACCCTCCTCCCTTCCACGGCACGGGACGCCGCCGTCAGTCTCCCTCGGCGGCCTCGATGGAAACGTGGTCGAGCGCCCCGGGGTCGAGCAGGATCACGGCCTGGGGAGTGACCCGCAGCAGGCGCTGGGCTTCGAGCTTTTTCAGGACGCGCGAGACGGTCTCGCGGCTGCTGCTGGTGCGGGCCATGATGTCGGCGGCGGTGAGCGGCAGCTCCTGGGGGCGGGGCACCCCGGCGGCGACCCGCTGCTGGTGCAGGTTGGCAAAGACGTGCGCCAGGGCCGCCTCGGTGTTCAGGCCAAAGGCGATCAGCTCGTCGTTCAAGAAGGTCACGCGCCGGGCGAGCATCTCCGCGAGGTTCCACAGCACGCGCGGGTGGCGACGCAAGATCGTCTCGAAGTGCTCGCGGTGCAGCATCAGGGTCCCCACCGGGGTCAGAGCGCGCACCGAGGCGCTGCGGTCTTGCCGCGCGAGAACCGCCGTCTCCCCCACCACGCCGGGCGCATAGATGTCGCCCAGCACCCGCTCGCGGCTGCCCAGGCTGATGC
The sequence above is a segment of the Deinococcus budaensis genome. Coding sequences within it:
- a CDS encoding Crp/Fnr family transcriptional regulator is translated as MARLDDLKRSPLFQQVPEDALREAAQIVTPRTFRPGELVVEQDAEGEALHLITAGVVRVSRISLGSRERVLGDIYAPGVVGETAVLARQDRSASVRALTPVGTLMLHREHFETILRRHPRVLWNLAEMLARRVTFLNDELIAFGLNTEAALAHVFANLHQQRVAAGVPRPQELPLTAADIMARTSSSRETVSRVLKKLEAQRLLRVTPQAVILLDPGALDHVSIEAAEGD